The Bos indicus x Bos taurus breed Angus x Brahman F1 hybrid chromosome 11, Bos_hybrid_MaternalHap_v2.0, whole genome shotgun sequence genome includes a region encoding these proteins:
- the GPATCH11 gene encoding G patch domain-containing protein 11, which yields MKLNMAEEEDYMSDSFINVQEDIRPGLPMLRQIREARRKEEKRQEANLKNRQKSIKEEEQERRDMGLKNALGCENKGFALLQKMGYKSGQALGKSGDGIVEPIPLNVKTGKSGIGHETLLKRKAEEKLESYRRKIHMKSQAEERAAEQFRIRLKNKQDEMKLEGDLRRSQRACQQLDTQKNIQVPREAWYWLRPEEETEEETEEEKEQDEDEYKSEDLSVLEKLQILTSYLREEHLYCIWCGTAYEDKEDLSSNCPGPTSADHD from the exons ATGAAGTTGAACATGGCAGAAGAGGAGGACTATATGTCTGATTCCTTCATTAATGTCCA AGAAGACATCAGACCAGGCTTGCCAATGCTGAGGCAGATCCGGGAAGCCCGtcgaaaagaagaaaagagacaggaagcgaatctgaaaaacagacagaagagtataaaagaagaagaacaagagAGACGTGACATGGGGTTGAAGAACGCACTCGGCTGTGAAAACAAAGGGTTTGCTCTACTTCAGAAAATGGGGTATAAAAGTGGTCAGGCCCTCGGCAAGAGCG gaGATGGTATTGTTGAACCAATTCCTCTCAATGTCAAAACAG GGAAAAGTGGCATTGGTCATGAGACATTATTAAAACGGAAAGCAGAGGAAAAATTGGAAAGCTATAGAAGAAAGATTCACATGAAAAGCCAAGCTGAAGAAAGAGCAGCAGAACAGTTTCG aATTCGACTTaaaaataagcaagatgaaatgAAGCTAGAAGGAGATCTTAGAAGAAGTCAGAGAGCCTGTCAACAATTGGATACTCAGAAG AATATTCAAGTTCCCAGGGAGGCATGGTACTGGTTGAGGcctgaagaggaaactgaagaagagacagaggaagaaaaagaacaagatgaAGATGAATATAAGAGTGAAGATTTAAGT GTACTGGAAAAATTACAAATACTGACTAGTTATTTAAGAGAAGAACATCTGTATTGTATTTGGTGTGGAACAGCCTATGAAG ATAAAGAAGACCTGTCTTCAAATTGTCCGGGACCAACTTCTGCAGATCATGACTAA